One Corynebacterium uterequi DNA segment encodes these proteins:
- a CDS encoding DUF3239 domain-containing protein, whose product MKILKFEVDEAYARKHNEMIRDTRRVRAGGIGLGVVVALAGIATYVWFTDRAPWALWVMVAGVGMGVVFVATGIAVARKFSSVQELYDRYPLVPAVVAEVNPRDCVLMALVNTNVDPELPPRWGLALRTISHLPGIKEPKLGMQVPCAAVLGRRTTRDADHWQEISPMPIAWATPDRDVIAAAKSGISRQRWVQLDKLRSRLDEVKATPMNLLVL is encoded by the coding sequence GTGAAGATCTTGAAGTTTGAGGTTGACGAGGCCTACGCCCGCAAACACAACGAAATGATCCGCGACACCCGCCGGGTCCGTGCCGGCGGCATTGGCCTCGGCGTGGTCGTAGCGCTCGCCGGCATTGCTACCTACGTGTGGTTCACCGACCGGGCCCCGTGGGCGCTGTGGGTGATGGTCGCCGGCGTGGGTATGGGCGTGGTGTTCGTCGCCACGGGCATCGCCGTCGCCCGGAAGTTCTCCTCCGTCCAGGAGCTATACGACCGCTACCCGCTGGTGCCCGCCGTCGTCGCTGAGGTCAACCCTCGCGACTGCGTGCTCATGGCCCTGGTCAACACCAACGTGGACCCGGAGCTGCCTCCTCGTTGGGGCTTAGCGCTACGCACCATCTCTCACCTGCCGGGGATCAAGGAGCCGAAGCTGGGGATGCAGGTCCCCTGCGCGGCTGTTCTCGGGCGCCGCACCACGCGCGACGCCGATCATTGGCAGGAAATCTCCCCCATGCCTATCGCTTGGGCGACGCCGGACCGCGACGTCATCGCCGCCGCTAAGTCCGGCATCTCGCGGCAGCGCTGGGTGCAGTTGGACAAGTTGCGCTCCCGCCTCGACGAGGTCAAGGCCACGCCGATGAACCTATTGGTGCTCTAG
- a CDS encoding DNA repair helicase XPB, producing MGPLIVQSDKTVLLEVAHPEADAARAALAPFAELERAPEHVHTYRITALALWNARAAGYDAEQAVDVLERYSRFPVPQSLLIDVAETMSRYGRVRILAHPAHGLVLTAEDAPILEELLRHKTIAAMLGQRIDDTSVVVFPSERGRLKQELTKVHWPAEDLAGYVDGEAHPIALSTETIDWELRDYQRYATDSFFDGGSGVVVLPCGAGKTIVGAAAMARTQTTTLILVTNTVAGRQWRDELLKRTTLTEEEIGEYSGEKKQIRPVTIATYQVVTRKTKGEYRALELFDSRDWGLIIYDEVHLLPAPVFRMTSDLQSRRRLGLTATLVREDGRESDVFSLIGPKRYDAPWKELENAGFIATADCVEVRTTMTDAERLVYATASTRDRYRVAACSVAKLRVVDTLLARHAGEPTLIIGAYVEQLREISTRLGVPLVDGSTSTTKRQAAFDAFRRGELTTLVVSKVANFSIDLPEAAVAIQVSGTFGSRQEEAQRLGRLLRPKASGGDAHFYTVVSRDSLDAEYAMHRQRFLAEQGYAYRLADAADL from the coding sequence ATGGGTCCCCTCATCGTTCAATCGGACAAGACCGTCCTACTGGAGGTCGCGCACCCCGAGGCCGACGCCGCCCGCGCCGCGCTCGCCCCCTTCGCGGAGCTGGAGCGCGCCCCGGAGCACGTCCACACGTACCGCATCACCGCCCTGGCGTTGTGGAACGCCCGCGCCGCGGGGTACGACGCCGAGCAGGCCGTCGACGTGCTCGAACGCTACTCCCGTTTCCCCGTGCCGCAGTCGCTGCTCATCGACGTCGCCGAAACCATGAGCCGCTACGGGCGAGTACGGATCCTCGCCCACCCCGCCCACGGGCTTGTGCTCACCGCCGAGGACGCCCCCATCCTCGAAGAGCTGCTCCGGCACAAGACAATCGCCGCGATGCTGGGCCAACGCATCGACGACACGAGCGTCGTCGTGTTCCCCTCCGAGCGGGGGCGGCTCAAGCAGGAGTTGACGAAGGTCCACTGGCCGGCGGAGGACCTCGCCGGTTATGTCGACGGTGAGGCTCACCCCATCGCGTTGAGCACTGAGACGATCGACTGGGAGCTGCGCGACTACCAGCGCTACGCCACAGACAGTTTCTTCGACGGCGGCTCGGGCGTCGTCGTCCTGCCGTGCGGTGCCGGCAAGACGATCGTCGGCGCGGCCGCCATGGCCCGCACACAGACCACCACGCTCATCCTCGTCACCAACACCGTGGCCGGGCGCCAGTGGCGCGACGAACTGCTCAAGCGCACCACCCTCACCGAGGAGGAGATCGGCGAATACTCCGGGGAGAAGAAACAAATCCGGCCGGTGACCATCGCCACCTATCAGGTCGTCACCCGAAAGACCAAGGGCGAGTACCGTGCCCTGGAGCTCTTTGACTCCCGCGATTGGGGGCTCATCATCTACGACGAAGTGCACCTCCTACCGGCGCCGGTGTTCCGGATGACCTCGGATCTGCAATCCCGGCGGCGGCTGGGGCTGACAGCCACGCTGGTGCGTGAGGACGGTCGGGAAAGCGACGTCTTTTCCCTCATCGGGCCGAAGCGCTACGACGCCCCGTGGAAGGAGCTGGAGAACGCCGGGTTTATCGCCACCGCCGACTGTGTCGAGGTCCGCACCACCATGACCGACGCCGAGCGGCTGGTCTACGCCACCGCCTCCACCCGCGACCGGTACCGGGTCGCCGCCTGCTCGGTGGCGAAGCTACGGGTGGTTGACACGCTGCTCGCCCGCCACGCTGGGGAGCCCACGCTCATCATCGGCGCGTACGTCGAGCAGCTGCGCGAGATCTCTACCCGCCTCGGGGTGCCGCTCGTCGACGGCTCCACGTCCACCACCAAGCGACAGGCGGCGTTCGACGCCTTCCGCCGCGGCGAGCTCACCACCCTCGTGGTGTCCAAGGTGGCGAATTTCTCCATCGACTTACCCGAGGCCGCCGTCGCCATCCAGGTGTCCGGCACCTTCGGTTCCCGGCAGGAGGAGGCCCAGCGCCTCGGTCGGTTGCTGCGGCCGAAGGCCTCCGGCGGCGACGCCCACTTCTACACCGTTGTCTCCCGGGACAGCCTGGATGCGGAGTACGCCATGCACCGCCAACGCTTCCTCGCCGAACAGGGGTACGCCTACCGTCTCGCGGACGCCGCCGATCTGTAG
- a CDS encoding NADH-quinone oxidoreductase subunit N, translating to MLSSPAIDYLALAPILILAAGACIGVLAAAFKLPRGGHVALAVVSIVAALAAIIHNAGSGLEAAQGLLTLDDAGYVMSATLLLFGLLAVILYRPREPEVYPLTVFSLLGMMIFIHSSNLLMLFVALEVFSLPLYIMCCLDRYRLKISQEAALKYFFLGCFAAAFMLYSIVLIYAETGTLDYTSASGIGAIFVLVGLVFKMGVVPFHVWVPDVYQGAPTPVTAFMAIATKLAAVAATARFLTLVDAKFILPILLALAMLSMFYGGIVAIAQNDVKRLIAYSSIGHAGFILTALIGAGAGQFTIGGFTFSAATAAWVYLLAYGFATIGAFALVTSVRAPHGAENDGAEANSFAAWSGLGRTNPWLAAAMTVFFLSFAGIPATAGFVGKLVAFSVPWLVGFPWLVVVALVASAVAAFAYFRFIALLYFGTPGARSVAVPAPAGLLIAVCVLATVGLGLFPGSLASLMAATGL from the coding sequence ATGCTGTCCAGCCCGGCCATTGATTATCTAGCGTTGGCGCCGATACTTATCCTCGCCGCCGGCGCCTGCATCGGCGTGCTTGCTGCGGCGTTCAAACTGCCTCGCGGCGGCCATGTCGCCCTCGCCGTCGTGAGCATCGTGGCGGCGTTGGCGGCGATCATCCACAATGCCGGCTCCGGCCTCGAGGCCGCCCAGGGCCTGCTCACGCTCGACGACGCCGGCTATGTCATGAGCGCCACGCTGCTGCTTTTCGGGCTGCTGGCGGTCATCCTCTACCGCCCGCGCGAGCCCGAAGTGTACCCACTGACCGTGTTCTCGCTGCTGGGCATGATGATCTTCATTCACTCCAGCAACCTGCTCATGCTCTTCGTGGCGCTGGAGGTCTTCTCCCTGCCGCTGTACATCATGTGCTGTCTGGACCGCTACCGGTTGAAGATTTCCCAAGAGGCGGCGCTGAAGTACTTCTTCCTCGGCTGCTTCGCGGCGGCGTTCATGCTCTACAGCATCGTGCTCATCTACGCCGAGACCGGCACCCTGGATTACACCTCTGCCTCCGGCATCGGTGCGATTTTTGTCCTCGTCGGGCTGGTGTTCAAGATGGGCGTGGTGCCCTTCCACGTGTGGGTTCCGGACGTCTACCAGGGCGCGCCGACGCCGGTGACCGCCTTCATGGCCATCGCCACAAAGCTGGCGGCCGTGGCGGCGACCGCCCGGTTCCTCACGCTCGTCGACGCTAAGTTCATCCTGCCGATCCTCCTGGCGCTGGCCATGCTGTCGATGTTCTACGGCGGTATCGTGGCCATCGCCCAGAACGACGTCAAGCGCCTCATCGCGTACTCGTCCATCGGGCATGCCGGTTTCATCCTCACCGCGCTCATCGGCGCGGGTGCGGGACAGTTCACCATCGGCGGGTTCACCTTCTCTGCGGCTACCGCGGCCTGGGTGTATCTCTTGGCCTACGGTTTCGCCACTATCGGCGCCTTCGCGCTGGTTACCAGCGTGCGGGCCCCGCACGGTGCTGAGAATGACGGCGCCGAGGCCAACAGCTTCGCCGCCTGGTCCGGCCTGGGACGTACCAACCCGTGGCTGGCGGCGGCGATGACGGTGTTCTTCCTCTCCTTCGCCGGCATCCCGGCCACCGCCGGTTTCGTTGGCAAGCTGGTGGCGTTCAGCGTGCCGTGGCTGGTGGGCTTCCCGTGGCTCGTCGTGGTGGCACTCGTCGCCTCGGCGGTCGCTGCCTTCGCCTACTTCCGGTTCATTGCGCTGCTCTACTTCGGCACCCCCGGCGCCCGGAGCGTGGCGGTGCCCGCCCCGGCGGGGCTGCTCATCGCGGTGTGCGTGCTCGCCACCGTCGGCCTTGGTCTGTTCCCGGGGTCGCTCGCTTCGTTGATGGCGGCTACCGGCCTGTAG